One region of Chaetodon auriga isolate fChaAug3 chromosome 5, fChaAug3.hap1, whole genome shotgun sequence genomic DNA includes:
- the bmp3 gene encoding bone morphogenetic protein 3 yields the protein MALYSRAVVVLLYGWSYLCVGYCAMLKTDNLPERRKVDFTHSLDKNHPAKDDQDLLLQDTMTEHMQMLYAKYNRAGFPFKDGNTVRSFKAHWGTINKNQLQIFNLTSLTKSEDVLSATLHYYIGDLQNSTQGCSRSKSCGRHGPRRHSHIHMVIWSFASVDNKMRTLGHFRINVSTLYRDFISWQWKDITRVVNQAKNHDELLIGIDVASQGPQPWRKLLSDRSPYILVYANDSAISEPESVVATLQRHHPVGGEGSLSHSFHKLGLRERNNTEQEQPQPRHKRSVNVLLPLQNNELPGPEYPYETTGWDETSPYEPFENKQARRPRKKTRKNQRHKMPLLQFDEQTIKKARKKQWNEPRNCARRYLKVDFADIGWSEWIISPKSFDAYYCSGSCQFPMPKALKPSNHATIQSIVRAVGVVPGIPEPCCVPEKMSSLSILFFDEDKNVVLKVYPNMTVDSCACR from the exons ATGGCTCTCTACTCCCGGGCTGTGGTCGTGTTGCTTTACGGATGGAGTTATCTATGCGTTGGATACTGCGCGATGCTGAAAACAGACAATTTGCCCGAGAGACGAAAGGTGGATTTTACGCATTCGTTGGATAAAAATCACCCCGCGAAAGACGACCAGGATCTGCTTTTACAGGATACAATGACGGAACACATGCAGATGCTTTACGCCAAGTACAACCGAGCTGGATTTCCCTTCAAGGACGGCAACACTGTCCGCAGTTTCAAAGCGCACTGGG GTACAATAAACAAGAATCAGCTGCAGATTTTCAACCTCACCTCGCTCACCAAGTCAGAAGACGTTCTGTCAGCCACTCTTCATTATTACATCGGAGACCTTCAGAACAGCACCCAGGGCTGCTCCAGGTCCAAAAGCTGTGGCCGCCATGGCCCCCGGAGGCACAGCCACATCCACATGGTTATCTGGAGTTTCGCCTCTGTGGATAACAAGATGAGAACTCTTGGACACTTTCGGATCAATGTGTCCACTCTGTACAGGGACTTCATATCTTGGCAGTGGAAGGACATAACTCGTGTGGTCAACCAGGCCAAAAACCATGATGAGCTGCTTATTGGGATTGATGTGGCTTCACAAGGGCCCCAGCCGTGGAGGAAGCTCCTGTCAGACCGCTCACCCTACATCCTGGTCTACGCCAATGACTCGGCCATTTCAGAACCAGAAAGTGTGGTAGCCACCCTCCAGAGACATCACCCGGTGGGAGGAGAAGGCTCCCTGTCGCACAGCTTCCATAAACTGGGACTGCGTGAGCGAAACAATACTGAGCAAGAGCAGCCACAACCCAGACACAAACGCTCGGTGAACGTTCTGCTCCCCTTGCAAAACAATGAGCTTCCAGGGCCCGAGTATCCATATGAGACGACCGGGTGGGATGAGACGAGTCCATACGAACCTTTTGAAAACAAGCAGGCCCGTCGGCCACGTAAAAAGACGCGCAAGAATCAGCGGCACAAGATGCCCCTCCTGCAGTTCGATGAGCAGACGATTAAAAAGGCGAGGAAGAAGCAATGGAATGAGCCCAGGAACTGCGCTCGGAGATACCTGAAAGTGGACTTTGCTGATATCGGTTGGAGCGAATGGATTATATCACCTAAGTCATTTGATGCCTACTACTGCTCAGGGTCCTGCCAGTTCCCCATGCCAAAG GCTCTGAAGCCCTCTAACCACGCCACCATCCAGAGCATAGTACGGGCAGTGGGCGTCGTCCCGGGCATCCCCGAGCCGTGCTGTGTCCCAGAGAAGATGTCTTCCCTCAGCATCCTCTTCTTTGATGAGGACAAGAATGTGGTGCTGAAAGTTTACCCCAACATGACTGTAGATTCTTGCGCCTGtagatag